A part of Aegilops tauschii subsp. strangulata cultivar AL8/78 chromosome 2, Aet v6.0, whole genome shotgun sequence genomic DNA contains:
- the LOC109786154 gene encoding wall-associated receptor kinase-like 8, translated as MCAHATSGKPVSRTPQAKLVVPALMALQLIVATVAAVPLALPGCPEACGRVIVPYPFGFRQGCFHAGFNLTCDETRHPPKLLLGNGVEVDAISLVDGTVHVQSKTVIATRSGPMRNSTRMPSFINSNGSWVSGLTGTGGQQLALSSEHNVFVAIGCNFVGYLVALTLLAVLPITSAPAPRCAMVIRAPRSSPHARALAAARRCSRIWSIERPCTSHYGLLVVVSRFLAWNLGKDFEFNSRRGRSQPIQLLSSTLILDSRIRGQPLTSLMGAKISTSAYSQVFIPAMGPASICQGHTDAQQRKESSTYQVRKTHSIRLLLVTITKRKVHVLFINYCLITIIAIAAGFGLLSSVLGVAQVTKKLKKRRAKKFRQKLFKKNHGLLLQQLISSNKDIAEKMKFFSLQELEQATNKFDHNRILGGGGHGTVYKGILSDQRVVAIKKAKIVVQREIDQSLVENWALLTGQYPH; from the exons ATGTGTGCTCATGCAACTTCCGGTAAGCCTGTATCTCGCACGCCACAAGCAAAGCTCGTCGTGCCAGCGCTGATGGCCCTTCAGCTCATCGTGGCAACAGTCGCCGCTGTCCCACTAGCCTTGCCTGGCTGCccggaggcctgcggcagggtcATCGTCCCCTACCCTTTCGGCTTCCGGCAAGGCTGCTTCCACGCGGGCTTCAACCTCACCTGCGACGAGACACGCCACCCTCCGAAGCTGCTCCTGGGCAACGGCGTGGAGGTGGATGCCATCTCCCTGGTGGATGGCACGGTTCATGTGCAGAGCAAGACCGTGATTGCCACGCGGTCCGGCCCTATGAGAAACAGCACGCGGATGCCATCTTTCATCAACTCCAACGGCTCGTGGGTCAGCGGCCTAACGGGTACCGGCGGGCAGCAGCTCGCTCTGTCGTCCGAGCACAACGTATTCGTGGCCATCGGATGCAACTTCGTCGGCTACCTcgttgccctgacccttttggCAGTGCTCCCAATCACATCAGCGCCTGCGCCGCGCTGTGCGATGGTTATCAGGGCCCCGAGGAGTTCACCTCATGCTCGGGCGTTGGCTGCTGCCAGACGATGTTCAAGGATTTGGTCGATAGAGAGGCCGTGTACCAG TCACTACGGTTTATTGGTAGTCGTTTCGAGGTTCCTTGCTTGGAATCTTGGAAAGGACTTTGAATTCAACtcaaggagggggcgcagccaaCCA ATTCAACTACTATCCTCTACTCTGATACTAGATTCGAGGATACGAGGGCAACCCCTTACATCACTGATGGGTGCCAAG ATATCAACGAGTGCCTACAGCCAGGTGTTTATCCCTGCCATGGGACCTGCATCAATATGCCAGGGACATACCGATGCTCAGCAAAGAAAAGAATCATCAACTTACCAAGTACGGAAAACACACTCAATAAGGCTTTTGTTGGTGACAATTACAAAGAGAAAAGTCCATGTTTTGTTCATCAACTATT GTCTAATTACCATAATAGCAATTGCTGCTGGTTTTGGCCTACTTTCTTCAGTCCTAGGTGTTGCCCAAGTCACAAAAAAACTCAAGAAACGAAGAGCCAAGAAGTTCAGACAGAAGTTGTTCAAGAAAAACCATGGATTGCTTCTGCAACAGTTAATCTCTTCGAACAAAGATATAGCTGAAAAGATGAAATTTTTCAGCTTACAAGAGCTAGAGCAAGCAACCAACAAGTTTGACCATAACCGGATCCTTGGCGGCGGTGGGCATGGCACCGTGTATAAGGGCATCTTATCTGATCAACGTGTTGTGGCCATCAAGAAGGCCAAAATTGTAGTTCAAAGGGAAATCGACcagtc